One window from the genome of Natronomonas pharaonis DSM 2160 encodes:
- a CDS encoding Brp/Blh family beta-carotene 15,15'-dioxygenase has protein sequence MATVESNLRRLGTSRSRRLLSGSRIALVVLIGWFLLARWAGISLSMQTQAAVYLFGMVALNLPYGGYEHMVNLDPRELSFGLRYIAAYLALVVGFVAVFFVAPVVGLALAIAVAVAKGGHGGLRVLDATVGTSHLKTTAQRALAAFVRGGTVMIVPLFFWPGDFAAFSTFMVDMFEMGAFASVAPHFDALRYGLGAVFAVAAVSHVAVGYLRHETLSTWALDAGETALLIAYFAVVPVVVAVGLYFPLWYSARQSARIAAVESDTLDSGPDSSRTAPGTAVAAFVGGAIATFALAGLLFVLLPNPMAGGTLLISGVAFFTVFISIIALPHVVVGSWFDTDRGIWYVP, from the coding sequence ATGGCGACCGTCGAATCGAATCTCCGTCGGCTCGGCACCAGCCGAAGCCGGCGGCTGCTGTCGGGGTCGCGTATCGCACTCGTTGTGCTCATCGGCTGGTTCCTGCTTGCCCGCTGGGCTGGCATCTCCCTGTCGATGCAGACACAGGCCGCGGTGTATCTGTTCGGGATGGTCGCGCTCAATCTCCCGTACGGCGGCTACGAGCACATGGTCAATCTCGACCCGCGGGAGCTCTCCTTCGGGCTCCGGTATATCGCTGCGTACCTCGCCCTCGTAGTCGGTTTTGTCGCGGTGTTCTTCGTCGCGCCCGTCGTCGGTCTCGCGCTCGCTATCGCCGTCGCGGTCGCGAAGGGCGGCCATGGCGGGCTCCGGGTGCTTGATGCGACGGTCGGGACGTCCCACCTCAAGACGACGGCCCAACGGGCGCTTGCGGCGTTTGTCCGCGGCGGCACGGTGATGATAGTGCCGCTCTTCTTTTGGCCCGGTGACTTCGCGGCATTCAGCACCTTCATGGTCGATATGTTCGAGATGGGCGCTTTCGCGAGCGTCGCGCCGCATTTCGACGCGCTCCGGTACGGGCTCGGTGCTGTCTTTGCGGTTGCGGCCGTCTCTCACGTCGCCGTCGGCTATCTCCGACACGAAACGCTTTCGACGTGGGCACTCGACGCCGGCGAGACGGCGCTGCTAATCGCGTACTTCGCGGTCGTTCCGGTCGTCGTCGCGGTGGGGCTTTACTTCCCGCTGTGGTACTCGGCTCGACAGAGCGCCCGCATCGCGGCCGTCGAATCCGACACCCTCGACTCGGGTCCCGACTCCAGCCGGACAGCGCCCGGGACGGCCGTTGCGGCCTTCGTCGGCGGCGCTATCGCGACGTTCGCGCTCGCGGGACTCCTCTTTGTGTTGCTCCCAAACCCGATGGCCGGCGGGACGCTGCTGATAAGCGGCGTCGCCTTCTTTACCGTCTTCATCAGCATCATCGCCCTGCCGCACGTCGTCGTCGGCAGTTGGTTCGACACCGACCGCGGCATCTGGTATGTCCCCTGA
- a CDS encoding beta-CASP ribonuclease aCPSF1 — MSAVERKLDDIKSTIVSEVPNDISVSDVKYEGPELVVYTKDPKRFASDGDLVRQLASKLRKRITVRPDPEVLSRPSDAREQIMSVIPEEAGVTDLDFHPDTGEVVIEAEKPGMVIGRHGSTLREITQEVGWTPEVVRTPPIESSTVSNVRNFLKQEREERRDILERIGRQIHREEMSDDEWVRITTLGCCREVGRAAFILNTPETRVLIDCGDKPGAEGEVPYLQVPEALGAGASNLDAVVLTHAHLDHSALIPLLFKYGYDGPIYCTEPTRDLMGLLTLDYLDVASKEGRTPPYDSSQVREAIKHCIPLEYGDVTDIAPDLKLTFHNAGHILGSAVTHFHVGDGLYNVAFSGDIHYDDTRLFNGAVNDFPRVETLVLESTYGGRNDYQTDQEDSEETLKEIIRETTTEGGKVLIPAFAVGRSQEIMLVLEEAMREGEIPTVPVHLDGMIWEATAIHTTYPEYLRDDLRDRIFHDDENPFLADQFNHIDGGEEERQEVADGGPCIVLSTSGMVEGGPIMSWLNHIGSEEKSTMTFVGYQAQGTLGSRIQSGWDEIPMNDRGNGRGTLKLNMNVETVDGFSGHADRQGLMNFVRTMNPRPEKVLCVHGDESSVQDLSSALYHEFNMRTFAPKNLETFRFK; from the coding sequence ATGAGTGCAGTAGAGCGGAAACTCGACGATATCAAATCGACGATAGTTAGCGAAGTTCCGAACGACATCTCGGTGTCGGACGTGAAATACGAGGGGCCGGAACTGGTCGTCTACACGAAGGACCCAAAACGGTTCGCCAGCGACGGCGACCTCGTCCGACAGCTCGCCTCGAAACTCCGAAAGCGGATTACCGTTCGCCCGGACCCCGAGGTGCTCTCGCGGCCGAGCGACGCCCGCGAGCAGATTATGTCGGTCATCCCCGAGGAGGCCGGCGTCACCGACCTCGATTTCCACCCTGATACGGGCGAGGTCGTCATCGAAGCCGAAAAGCCCGGCATGGTCATCGGCCGCCACGGCTCGACGCTCCGAGAGATAACACAGGAAGTCGGCTGGACGCCCGAGGTCGTCCGGACGCCGCCCATCGAGTCCTCCACGGTGTCGAACGTCCGGAACTTCCTGAAACAGGAACGCGAGGAGCGCCGCGACATCCTCGAACGCATCGGCCGGCAGATTCACCGCGAGGAGATGTCCGACGACGAGTGGGTGCGCATCACGACGCTTGGCTGCTGCCGTGAGGTCGGCCGCGCCGCCTTCATCCTCAACACCCCGGAAACGCGGGTGCTCATCGACTGCGGTGACAAGCCCGGTGCGGAAGGCGAGGTTCCCTACCTCCAGGTCCCCGAAGCCCTCGGTGCTGGCGCGTCGAACCTCGATGCGGTCGTGCTCACCCACGCCCACCTTGATCACTCGGCGCTGATTCCGCTGCTGTTCAAATACGGCTACGATGGGCCGATCTACTGTACGGAGCCGACCCGCGACCTGATGGGACTGCTCACCCTCGACTACCTCGATGTCGCCAGCAAGGAAGGCCGGACCCCGCCGTACGACTCCTCACAGGTTCGGGAGGCCATCAAACACTGCATCCCGCTGGAGTACGGCGACGTGACCGACATCGCGCCCGACCTCAAGCTCACGTTCCACAACGCCGGGCACATTCTGGGGTCGGCGGTCACCCACTTCCACGTCGGCGACGGTCTCTACAACGTCGCCTTCTCCGGCGACATCCACTACGACGACACGCGGCTGTTCAACGGCGCTGTCAACGACTTCCCCCGCGTCGAGACGCTCGTGTTGGAGTCGACCTACGGTGGCCGCAACGATTACCAGACCGACCAAGAGGACTCCGAGGAGACCCTCAAAGAGATTATCCGGGAGACGACGACCGAGGGCGGCAAGGTGCTCATTCCGGCCTTCGCTGTCGGTCGGTCCCAAGAGATCATGCTCGTCCTCGAAGAGGCGATGCGCGAAGGCGAGATTCCGACCGTCCCGGTCCACCTCGACGGGATGATCTGGGAGGCGACCGCCATCCACACCACCTACCCCGAGTACCTCCGTGATGACCTCCGGGACCGCATTTTCCACGACGATGAGAACCCCTTCCTCGCCGACCAGTTCAACCACATCGACGGCGGCGAGGAGGAGCGACAGGAGGTCGCCGATGGCGGCCCCTGCATAGTTCTCTCGACATCCGGGATGGTCGAGGGCGGCCCCATCATGTCGTGGCTCAACCACATCGGCAGCGAGGAAAAGTCGACGATGACCTTCGTCGGCTACCAGGCACAGGGGACGCTCGGCAGCCGCATCCAGAGCGGCTGGGACGAGATTCCGATGAACGACCGCGGCAACGGCCGTGGCACGCTCAAGCTCAATATGAACGTCGAGACGGTCGACGGCTTCTCCGGCCACGCCGACCGGCAGGGGCTGATGAACTTCGTCCGGACCATGAACCCGCGTCCCGAGAAGGTCCTCTGTGTCCACGGCGACGAGTCCTCGGTACAGGACCTGTCGTCGGCACTCTACCACGAGTTCAACATGCGGACGTTCGCCCCGAAGAACCTCGAAACGTTCCGCTTCAAGTAA
- a CDS encoding DEAD/DEAH box helicase family protein, translated as MVTLRYDEGTVRIDGDGTERLASLSFVEADPRSESHRAPAFRYPFLRRTCRDRGLAVEDRVLDTPAVDGLSTTYELRGYQREALDAWRSHGDRGVVVLPTGSGKTVLAVGAIAALETPTLVVVPTVDLLDQWHEELSAEFGDATAVGRLGGGVQRIEPLTVATYDSAYLRAEDLGNRFGLVVFDEVHHLGGEGYRDAARLSAAPARLGLTATFERPDGEHEVIETLVGPVVYERSAEDLAGDHLADYDIRRLEVPLTPEERDIYERHQQTFTEYLASSDIQLRSGSDYQELVKRSGSDPKAREALLAKQRAREVMMNAERKLTVLADILDRHDGDRVIVFTAYTDLVYDIAERFLIPPITSEMGTDERREILDRFRRGDYSRVVAANVLDEGVDVPDANVAVVLSGSGSQREFTQRLGRVLRPSDDGGRALLYEVVAEETAEERVARRRR; from the coding sequence GTGGTCACGCTCCGCTACGACGAGGGCACGGTTCGAATCGACGGCGACGGCACAGAGCGGCTCGCCAGCCTGTCGTTTGTCGAGGCCGACCCGCGTTCGGAGAGCCATCGCGCGCCGGCGTTCCGGTATCCGTTCCTGCGCCGGACCTGTCGGGACCGCGGACTCGCTGTCGAGGACCGTGTCCTCGATACGCCGGCTGTCGACGGGCTGTCGACGACATACGAACTCCGCGGCTACCAGCGGGAAGCCCTCGACGCGTGGCGGAGCCACGGCGACCGTGGCGTCGTCGTCCTCCCGACCGGCAGCGGCAAGACCGTACTGGCCGTCGGCGCGATTGCCGCCCTCGAAACACCGACGCTCGTTGTCGTCCCGACTGTCGACCTGCTCGACCAGTGGCACGAGGAGCTATCCGCCGAGTTCGGCGATGCGACGGCGGTTGGCCGGCTCGGCGGCGGCGTCCAGCGCATCGAGCCGCTGACGGTCGCGACCTACGATTCGGCGTATCTTCGGGCTGAGGACCTCGGGAACCGCTTCGGGCTGGTCGTTTTTGATGAGGTCCACCACCTCGGCGGCGAGGGCTACCGCGACGCCGCGCGGCTCTCGGCCGCGCCGGCTCGCCTCGGGCTGACTGCTACCTTCGAACGCCCCGACGGCGAACACGAGGTCATCGAGACGCTCGTCGGTCCGGTCGTCTACGAGCGCTCCGCCGAGGACCTCGCCGGGGACCACCTCGCCGACTACGACATCCGCCGGCTCGAAGTTCCGCTCACGCCCGAAGAGCGGGACATCTACGAGCGCCACCAACAGACGTTCACCGAGTATCTCGCGTCGTCGGACATCCAACTTCGGTCCGGCAGCGATTATCAGGAACTCGTCAAACGGTCGGGCTCGGACCCGAAGGCCCGCGAAGCACTGCTCGCCAAGCAACGAGCCAGAGAGGTGATGATGAACGCCGAGCGGAAACTGACCGTGCTGGCCGACATCCTCGACCGGCACGACGGCGACCGCGTCATTGTCTTTACCGCCTACACCGACCTCGTCTACGACATTGCCGAGCGATTCCTGATACCGCCGATAACCAGCGAGATGGGTACCGACGAGCGGCGCGAGATACTCGACCGGTTCCGTCGCGGCGACTACTCCCGCGTCGTCGCCGCAAACGTCCTTGATGAGGGCGTTGACGTTCCCGACGCCAACGTTGCGGTCGTTCTCTCCGGGTCGGGCAGCCAACGGGAGTTCACCCAGCGGCTCGGCCGCGTGCTGCGCCCCAGCGACGACGGCGGTCGGGCGCTGCTGTATGAAGTCGTTGCCGAGGAGACGGCAGAAGAGCGGGTCGCGAGGCGGCGGCGATAA
- a CDS encoding DUF2267 domain-containing protein — protein sequence MSTSFKDFVGEVQHRIEAGEQAEAVRTTRAVLTTLGERVSEGGATDIASPLPKEIDRYLLAADHGQVYDYDTFIQRVTDRLNYDDLELDSGHGQPSNIDQGEAVYRTKAVVALVSDLVRGGELAHVEEQLPPEFDDLFEFSKTDSPPWGDD from the coding sequence ATGAGCACGAGTTTCAAGGATTTCGTCGGTGAGGTACAGCATCGAATCGAGGCTGGCGAACAGGCCGAGGCCGTCAGAACGACGCGGGCGGTGCTGACGACGCTCGGCGAGCGGGTCAGCGAGGGTGGTGCGACCGACATCGCCAGCCCGCTGCCGAAAGAAATCGACCGGTATCTGCTGGCGGCCGACCACGGGCAAGTCTACGACTACGACACCTTCATCCAACGGGTAACAGACCGGCTCAACTACGACGACCTCGAACTCGACAGCGGCCACGGGCAGCCGTCAAACATCGACCAAGGCGAGGCCGTCTACCGCACGAAGGCGGTCGTTGCGCTGGTCAGCGACCTCGTTCGTGGCGGTGAGTTGGCGCACGTCGAAGAACAGCTGCCGCCGGAATTCGACGACCTCTTTGAGTTCTCGAAAACCGACTCGCCCCCTTGGGGTGACGACTGA
- a CDS encoding nucleotide exchange factor GrpE has translation MSDDQGDAVEASSEADEEASTSPDEGDDRDPVAAVAERAENDPASVAAELVALREEAAELETERDDLESRLKRKQAEFQNYKKRQEKQREKERARATEALVEKLLEVRDNLNRALEQDADADIREGVEATFRQLDDILDGEGVEAIEPDPGTETDPKRHEVLLQVESDEPEGTVAELHRPGYEMAGKVLRAAQVTVSEGPSGDSEAEDDADGEDGDE, from the coding sequence ATGAGCGACGACCAGGGAGACGCCGTCGAAGCGTCATCGGAGGCTGACGAAGAAGCGTCGACATCGCCCGACGAAGGAGACGACCGCGACCCGGTGGCTGCCGTGGCCGAGCGGGCCGAAAACGACCCTGCGTCGGTCGCGGCGGAACTGGTCGCTCTTCGTGAGGAGGCCGCCGAGTTGGAAACCGAGCGGGACGACCTCGAATCCCGACTCAAGCGGAAGCAGGCGGAGTTCCAAAACTACAAGAAGCGACAGGAAAAGCAGCGCGAGAAGGAACGCGCCCGCGCGACAGAAGCGCTCGTCGAAAAGCTGCTAGAGGTTCGGGACAACCTCAACCGCGCACTCGAACAGGATGCGGACGCCGACATCCGCGAGGGTGTCGAGGCGACCTTCCGGCAGCTCGACGACATCCTCGACGGGGAGGGCGTCGAGGCCATCGAACCCGACCCCGGAACCGAGACGGACCCGAAGCGCCACGAGGTACTCCTGCAGGTCGAAAGCGACGAGCCGGAAGGTACCGTCGCGGAACTCCACCGCCCGGGCTACGAGATGGCCGGCAAAGTCCTCCGTGCGGCGCAGGTGACAGTCTCGGAAGGGCCATCCGGGGACAGTGAAGCCGAGGATGACGCCGACGGCGAAGACGGGGACGAATAG
- the dnaK gene encoding molecular chaperone DnaK, with the protein MASNKILGIDLGTTNSAFAVMEGGDPEIIVNSEGERTTPSVVAFTDDGERLVGKPAKNQAVQNPEDTIQSIKRHMGEDDYTVEVGDDEYTPEQISAMILQKIKRDAEEYLGDDIEKAVITVPAYFNDRQRQATKDAGEIAGFEVERIVNEPTAAAMAYGLDDESDQTVLVYDLGGGTFDVSILDLGGGVYEVVATNGDNDLGGDDWDEAIIDYLADSFEEEHGIDLREDRQALQRLHEAAEEAKIELSSRKETNINLPFIAATDEGPLNLEESISRAKFESLTSDLVERTVGPTEQALDDAGYSKGDIDEVILVGGSTRMPMVQEKVEELTGQEPKKNVNPDEAVGLGAAIQGGVLSGDVDDIVLLDVTPLSLGIEVKGGLFERLIDKNTTIPTEASKVFTTAADNQTSVNIRVFQGEREIAEENELLGAFQLTGIPPAPAGTPQIEVTFNIDENGIVNVEAEDQGSGNKEDITIEGGVGLSDEEIEEMQEEAEKHAEEDEKRRERIEARNEAESTLQRAETLLDENEDAVDDDLRADIEASMDDLREVVEDEDADTDELTEATEALAEALQEIGKQMYQQQAGEGGAGAGAGAAGGMGGAGPGGMGGAGPGGMGGAGPGGMGGAGPGAGAGQQGDGEEFVDADFEDVDDEDDEDE; encoded by the coding sequence ATGGCGAGCAACAAGATTCTCGGTATCGACCTCGGTACCACCAACTCCGCGTTTGCGGTCATGGAGGGTGGCGACCCCGAGATAATCGTCAACAGCGAGGGCGAACGGACGACGCCGTCGGTTGTCGCCTTCACCGACGACGGCGAACGGCTTGTCGGCAAGCCGGCCAAGAACCAGGCGGTCCAAAACCCCGAGGACACGATTCAGTCCATCAAGCGACACATGGGGGAAGACGACTACACCGTCGAGGTCGGCGACGACGAGTACACACCCGAGCAGATCTCGGCGATGATTCTCCAGAAGATCAAACGCGACGCCGAGGAGTACCTCGGCGACGACATCGAGAAGGCCGTTATCACGGTGCCGGCCTACTTCAACGACCGACAGCGACAGGCGACCAAGGACGCCGGCGAAATCGCCGGCTTCGAGGTCGAACGCATCGTCAACGAGCCGACGGCGGCTGCGATGGCCTACGGGCTCGACGACGAGTCCGACCAGACGGTGCTCGTCTACGACCTCGGCGGCGGCACCTTCGACGTCTCCATCCTCGATCTGGGCGGCGGCGTCTACGAGGTCGTCGCCACGAACGGTGACAACGACCTCGGCGGCGACGACTGGGACGAAGCCATCATTGACTATCTGGCCGACTCCTTCGAAGAGGAACACGGTATCGACCTCCGTGAGGACCGACAGGCGCTCCAGCGGCTTCACGAGGCCGCCGAGGAGGCGAAAATCGAGCTCTCCTCGCGGAAGGAGACGAACATCAACCTGCCGTTCATCGCGGCGACCGACGAGGGGCCGCTCAACCTCGAAGAGAGCATCTCGCGAGCGAAGTTCGAGTCGCTGACGAGCGACCTCGTCGAGCGCACTGTCGGCCCGACCGAACAGGCGCTTGACGATGCTGGCTACTCGAAGGGCGACATCGATGAAGTCATCCTCGTCGGTGGGTCGACCCGGATGCCGATGGTCCAAGAGAAAGTCGAGGAACTGACGGGCCAAGAGCCAAAAAAGAACGTCAACCCCGACGAAGCGGTCGGTCTCGGGGCAGCCATTCAGGGCGGCGTGCTCTCCGGCGATGTCGACGACATCGTCCTGCTGGACGTGACGCCGCTGTCGCTCGGTATCGAGGTCAAGGGCGGCCTCTTCGAGCGTCTCATCGACAAGAACACGACCATCCCGACCGAGGCCTCGAAGGTCTTTACGACCGCCGCCGACAACCAGACCTCGGTCAACATCCGCGTCTTCCAAGGCGAGCGCGAAATCGCCGAGGAAAACGAACTACTCGGTGCATTCCAGCTAACCGGCATCCCGCCGGCACCCGCCGGAACACCGCAGATTGAGGTGACGTTCAACATCGACGAAAACGGCATCGTCAACGTCGAGGCCGAAGACCAAGGCTCCGGCAACAAGGAAGACATCACCATCGAGGGCGGCGTCGGCCTCTCCGACGAGGAGATCGAGGAGATGCAGGAAGAAGCCGAAAAGCACGCCGAGGAAGACGAAAAGCGCCGCGAGCGCATCGAGGCCCGCAACGAGGCCGAATCGACGCTCCAGCGCGCCGAGACGCTCCTCGACGAAAACGAAGACGCGGTCGACGACGACCTCCGTGCCGACATCGAGGCGTCGATGGACGACCTCCGCGAGGTCGTCGAAGACGAGGACGCCGACACCGACGAACTCACCGAGGCGACCGAGGCACTCGCCGAAGCGCTCCAGGAAATCGGCAAGCAGATGTACCAACAGCAGGCCGGTGAAGGCGGAGCCGGCGCTGGTGCAGGCGCCGCAGGCGGTATGGGCGGCGCTGGCCCCGGTGGCATGGGCGGTGCCGGTCCCGGCGGTATGGGTGGCGCTGGCCCCGGTGGCATGGGCGGCGCCGGTCCGGGTGCCGGTGCCGGCCAGCAAGGCGACGGCGAGGAGTTCGTCGACGCCGACTTCGAGGACGTCGACGACGAAGACGACGAAGACGAATAA
- a CDS encoding potassium channel family protein has protein sequence MTGFDEGAQPRTVDYEPRSVKDLLVEMKDTSELLIDLAYSAVLHQNDELASEVLALEEKMDVLQMRARMSLMLAVRNPKEAEALAPVLGIVAGADHVSDAAADIAKIVLDDIGLPESMRAALPEAVETLVRGTVAPASSYTGRTLEGINLESETGVRVIGIRRGDEWILNPGPETKLAAEDTVFLRGPEQRLDEVYMTLTGTEYESTEPPEPDIDDLERAVDSIILMKNLSELAVDLAYGSVLFDSDELAAEVRNLEVEVDALRSRFEAWLLGAAADADDPVALRGLIYLGVSTETISDAALDISEGVLRGLTVHPVVELAVQESDELLVRVAVEEGSDLDGTDIEAGVPVTELGMNVIAVRRPDEGWLLVSDIDLTLQPGDVLIAKGTRTSAAEFRELAVA, from the coding sequence ATGACCGGCTTCGATGAGGGGGCGCAACCGAGAACTGTCGATTACGAGCCGAGAAGCGTCAAGGACCTCCTCGTCGAGATGAAGGACACCTCCGAGTTACTCATCGATTTAGCGTACTCGGCGGTGCTCCACCAGAACGACGAACTCGCCAGCGAGGTGCTCGCGCTCGAAGAAAAGATGGATGTCCTTCAGATGCGAGCCCGGATGAGTCTAATGTTGGCGGTCCGGAACCCGAAGGAGGCCGAAGCCCTCGCCCCTGTGTTGGGCATCGTCGCCGGTGCAGACCACGTCAGCGACGCTGCCGCGGACATTGCGAAGATTGTCCTCGACGACATCGGCCTCCCGGAGTCGATGCGGGCGGCGCTACCGGAAGCCGTCGAGACGCTTGTCCGCGGCACCGTCGCGCCGGCATCGAGCTACACCGGGCGGACACTCGAAGGAATCAATCTCGAGTCCGAGACGGGGGTCCGTGTCATCGGCATCCGGCGGGGCGACGAATGGATACTGAACCCGGGACCGGAGACGAAGCTCGCAGCGGAGGATACGGTGTTTCTCCGCGGGCCGGAACAGCGCCTCGATGAAGTCTACATGACGCTGACCGGCACGGAATACGAGTCGACGGAGCCGCCGGAGCCCGATATCGACGACCTCGAACGGGCCGTCGACTCTATCATCCTGATGAAGAACCTCTCGGAGCTGGCGGTAGATTTAGCCTACGGGAGCGTGCTCTTCGACAGCGATGAACTCGCAGCGGAGGTCAGGAACCTCGAAGTCGAGGTCGATGCCCTCCGGTCGCGGTTCGAGGCGTGGCTGCTCGGTGCGGCCGCCGATGCCGACGACCCTGTCGCCCTGCGGGGCCTCATCTACCTCGGCGTCTCGACGGAGACAATCAGCGATGCGGCCCTCGATATCTCCGAGGGCGTGCTGCGCGGACTGACGGTCCATCCCGTCGTCGAGTTGGCGGTCCAAGAATCCGACGAGCTGCTCGTCCGCGTTGCGGTCGAGGAGGGAAGCGACCTCGATGGAACCGACATCGAAGCCGGCGTTCCGGTGACAGAGCTGGGGATGAACGTCATCGCTGTCAGACGGCCTGACGAGGGATGGTTGCTCGTCTCCGACATCGACCTGACACTGCAGCCCGGCGACGTACTCATCGCCAAGGGAACCCGGACGTCTGCCGCGGAGTTCCGGGAGCTGGCCGTCGCTTGA
- a CDS encoding magnesium transporter → MVAPSGVGSLNTWSTRAIVLTMAPILIGLSILQMVSGAVLETLEETYLGNPTLLVLVPVMIDMGGNLGCILASRLSTRLHLGVLEFDIRDTALWTNVIAILGLAATIFTILGFAAYGVGQFITGEPLPLFDLLLISLLSGMSLAVLAILLAVSATYVSYRMGLDPDDTTIPVVTNVADICGVLILSGVAILVLDQDFGDGIEETTAALVEFVVLLL, encoded by the coding sequence ATGGTCGCCCCATCCGGTGTCGGCTCCCTGAACACGTGGTCAACGCGCGCCATCGTGCTAACGATGGCCCCCATCCTCATCGGCCTGAGCATTCTGCAGATGGTGTCCGGAGCCGTCTTGGAGACGCTCGAGGAGACGTATCTCGGCAACCCGACGCTGCTCGTCTTGGTGCCGGTGATGATCGACATGGGCGGCAATCTCGGCTGCATCCTCGCCTCGCGGCTCTCGACGCGGCTCCACCTCGGCGTCCTCGAGTTCGACATCCGAGATACGGCGCTGTGGACGAACGTCATCGCAATCTTGGGGCTGGCGGCGACCATCTTCACGATTCTCGGCTTCGCCGCTTACGGGGTCGGGCAGTTTATCACCGGCGAGCCGCTGCCGCTTTTTGACCTGCTTCTCATCTCGCTTCTCAGCGGGATGTCGCTGGCCGTGCTGGCGATTCTCCTCGCGGTCAGCGCGACCTACGTCTCCTACCGGATGGGGCTGGACCCCGACGACACGACCATCCCCGTCGTCACGAACGTCGCTGACATCTGTGGCGTTCTGATACTGTCGGGCGTTGCGATTCTCGTGCTCGACCAAGACTTCGGGGACGGTATCGAGGAGACGACCGCGGCGCTCGTGGAGTTCGTAGTCCTTCTCCTCTGA
- a CDS encoding magnesium transporter: MDARHGAWRIYRESIAILVVSLGGGIFAGSVLGTEGMTDGFEQFPGLLLLLPAFLGTRGNVYGALGARISSGLHQGLIEPRFEWDRRLINAVTASFINGIGISVFIGFLSWVVIGFLRPESEASLLALVSIMLIAGVLTSVVLIVGLLALVFAGYKYGMDPDNLVGPVVTTLGDIFGVVFLYTAVLVVGVLI; encoded by the coding sequence ATGGACGCTCGTCACGGGGCCTGGCGGATTTACCGTGAGAGCATCGCTATTCTCGTTGTCAGTCTCGGCGGCGGCATCTTCGCCGGGTCGGTACTGGGGACTGAGGGCATGACCGACGGGTTCGAGCAGTTCCCCGGATTACTACTGCTTCTGCCCGCGTTCCTCGGTACCCGAGGTAACGTCTACGGGGCGCTCGGTGCCAGAATCTCCTCCGGGCTTCACCAGGGGCTCATCGAGCCGCGATTTGAATGGGACCGCCGGCTCATCAACGCCGTCACCGCTTCTTTCATCAACGGCATCGGCATCTCGGTGTTCATCGGTTTTCTCTCGTGGGTCGTCATTGGCTTCCTCCGCCCCGAGTCGGAGGCATCATTGCTCGCGCTCGTCTCGATTATGCTCATCGCAGGCGTCCTGACCTCCGTCGTTCTCATTGTCGGGCTGCTCGCGCTGGTCTTTGCCGGCTACAAATACGGGATGGACCCCGACAACCTCGTCGGCCCCGTCGTGACGACGCTCGGTGACATCTTCGGCGTCGTTTTCCTCTATACCGCTGTCCTCGTCGTGGGGGTGTTGATATAG